One segment of Oreochromis niloticus isolate F11D_XX linkage group LG8, O_niloticus_UMD_NMBU, whole genome shotgun sequence DNA contains the following:
- the LOC100692312 gene encoding uncharacterized protein LOC100692312, translating into MPHFSLSHSFMLKSVYLSVREHMREPDCMMKAHWWSCVLGLLCMPAEVILDIGKAFQNPSTISFMRVNSSAEIMCTTSLANPMGLYMHRRFHKEQDVVYLDLNEFSVTKDTISNKFKGRINVSPAKQITQELRGFTFQLSLLELEDTNLYYCEWIYTDTKLNKLLMTSNGTVIIVREGGPEEQCTNSILDLTLICSIVIGFTVILFLIIGVLIIRCKRYKKKFRPAVPELPPRSERLRQTCSCHHHSAYLVTSLSTDVNTDFRGLL; encoded by the exons ATGCCACATTTCTCTTTGTCACACTCGTTCATGTTAAAGTCAGTCTATCTGTCAGTCAGAGAGCATATGCGCGAGCCTGACTGCATGATGAAAGCCCACTGGTGGAGCTGTGTGCTGGGACTGCTCTGCATGCCTGCGGAGGTAATATTAGACATCGGGAAAG CTTTCCAAAATCCTTCAACCATCTCTTTCATGAGAGTCAATTCATCTGCTGAGATCATGTGCACCACATCCTTGGCGAATCCAATGGGGCTGTACATGCATAGGCGTTTCCACAAGGAACAAGACGTTGTGTACCTGGACTTGAATGAATTTTCAGTCACCAAGGATACCATATCTAACAAATTCAAAGGCCGAATAAACGTAAGTCCAGCCAAGCAGATCACACAGGAACTACGTGGGTTCACTTTCCAGTTGTCTTTGCTGGAGCTCGAGGACACAAACTTGTATTACTGTGAGTGGATTTACACGGACACCAAATTAAACAAACTGCTCATGACCAGCAACGGCACCGTCATTATCGTCAGAG aGGGTGGCCCGGAGGAACAATGCACAAACTCCATACTGGATCTGACCTTGATTTGCTCTATCGTCATAGGATTTACTGTCATACTGTTCCTCATCATTGGAGTGCTGATTATTAGGTGCAAACGA TATAAAAAGAAATTCAGACCTGCCGTGCCTGAATTACCACCAAGATCGGAGAGGCTTCGGCAGACCTGCTCTTGCCACCATCACAGTGCTTACTTAGTCACATCTCTAAGCACGGATGTCAACACAGACTTCAGGGGTCTCTTGTAA